In Scatophagus argus isolate fScaArg1 chromosome 3, fScaArg1.pri, whole genome shotgun sequence, one genomic interval encodes:
- the dido1 gene encoding death-inducer obliterator 1 isoform X4, whose translation MPVEAATESSENRCPVRRSGRQSKRTDKLEEFLLTAKRGSRKSAPASLESGDPPSQTPTDAETASEASFDGNADPKAVEDKAESPERKTRSGTRKQTQRKTQGGRQSRGGGRVTVKDEGSSDNEDGSTASKDQLPEKKDEMSYPNPDDVENTKTVQPQPEPGSEKIEVVEQQNEHGDKIDSVEMEESDRETDKDSADKSVAMLVKRGPIRTYVNKKKAASKNTTPVKAPANKCTFTGKRDAKPKATQASGKTRKAQTQEDNDDENDEDEDEDDENDSSMSSSSSSVESDDGGYDPNALYCICRQKHNKRFMICCDRCEEWFHGDCVGITEARGRLMERNGEDYICPNCTAKKNQVVRPATSVLSATTETGKPKVDGAPPSSALAVSAATAEKTYVSGIDPTQAAVHPGAPPLSTTCGGTEEKGTEDLGIKGRIEKATNPTGKKKIKIFQPQAVQQPPEPKAGQKPAPLTEKKAALVAEQKAQPDTEQKVASNVEVKTTPAAEVQEENATEGESSLPKCIGPGCENNAQPDSVYCGNDCILRHAAAAMKSITDVKEPKQKDKAKAQKTKSTPKRSIGGGKKAQKNTQEESDSEEDHSPDPDEDDEDEHAVEHPPPPATASWSSDHNYIAVTPEKTTPISPTVLNKKSPPKEEKKSEKEQKEKEPEPEKAPEKPSPASVTPLKANKKAPTTKAAKVSPKDKKHSLRNTSSKASKKPVKPQSKTAAKSKKPSPSAVHPPPSFPPGPIHVTGALRVTKSNFTIPKKQPQQRDTTSDSHSSSRVPSSPVSSAPSSHSSSRTAHAAASAHTVSPALPPPPNNQMRQNIRRSLTDILYKRVSDSDDLKMTESEVGRLAVAIEKEMFNLCLNTDSKYKNKYRSLMFNLKDPKNKGLFYRVVGGEVSPFRLVRLSAEELLSKEISEWRKPDAPEVQSPSSRAHSGQSKLGNRHDSHSMDMDDAPPTSDGDVCISTTSSSSRMASAADQDESTSAQLSAVEGNSGSSMPDIFSAMLKDTTSEHRTHLFDLNCKICTGQKMEDEPAAKKAKLTKKPETKPPRQELHSSRSVDVHPASQPQVPTTYQHQDPLAHQHPVPSSYQSNMETAVPESHPQFYQEDLNMLVPPAPVSAPIAPTVSSVSITRRDPRMARHSSGVTVTYTAPEKTINNSAEPLPAPLSVPVDVGPKPPLPKPPAPPPSVAMSKLPKISTSEASPEGETAIFLHGQEKIWKGLINMQSVAKFVTKAYLVSGSFEHLKEDLPDTIHIGGRISPNTVWDYVGKLKTSLSKELCLIRFHPATEEEEVAYVSLFSYFSSRKRFGVVANNNRRIKDLYLIPLGSKDPLPSKLLPFDGPGLEPARPNLLLGLLICQKDRKRAGAPLESEEKRSKTQTKDPDDTGLPKPSPSVRAERSTRQSLEIPFSTTPPGSPPSNSSETISSAVNASSVLSFLSSVKAPATSTTTGKDSPSSSSSVASSAAAATPLQTILNTLFGKKKLDSEASNSPSDQGGELSVPPATMLDPIVQQYAQISKEKQVEDDEDDRPYDPEEEYDPSRGYNVPKKPVDVTCKLEITKQPEVVANESDDVAYDPEDDSIFDDVKTLVPIQTKAESITDPQKILESLKQFGDQTFQKQGEQQMSSTGTPGATSTLPDTLLTQPAKSLLANTQLLQLGKKVEELVKSSSAAPLINQKRDPRQSRDPRQAATSKKLTDEPEEKDETSAELPDSTLSQPVIQENQPSNVAEVPDSPPVPETSLPQEEVKSEMLPFPELDKAEVSIPLLGEEVEPDMEVNYLDEKEVKNEEAEPVKAETEMDKYSIWPNAASILKTGEDSEYEENSQDTPTTSYYNELASTSTVTSTIPVLTQSTTLGDTQSHHMPHHMSASGFDSKYRPPGDIPPPSNFPPPHLMQGQTMIMRPPPMSVPPPMQALPPMSGPPPMQGHPPPIHVPPPLRGPPPMQGDSSQQYGPPPAAYPPYQNQWTGTQPPPQQQPPPGPPPQNIMPPRGPPPFSPMAQRGPAPQMFDPSVPPQHIGQQGPPPGLPPPPAFDGQNSLPPPRFAGPPPPYNFPANRGPPPPFTGPPPPHFDNRVPPPSHFPGPRGPPPSQYGEHGAHPSVIDQPRGPAEQYNKENSNSFKLNVDQNPNSGHVFKDNQGLSPGPAYRGPPPNQYEDRRGPPSSGEMSGQHFSPHHQYGSSRPHSSPPHRGSFDELRGPPSHETRPHPSQHFGGSERYRFDRHSDEARPVRHSGPLLPTPPEAPLGLSSRMGAHSPDLHRDDHWRRHSPEIRRRSSSTREDSEPHGGDRFSRFEGGHREPPPGPSQPSEERPRELSEDRRREREREVLHPGRPSWDRGQVKRWSRERDWDRGRERDRDRERSRERDRSKAKEGERHRESEGERHRDQDTDKRRDRERDRERDRPRDTDRRDYERDRGRNRDRDRDRDRDRDRDRDRDRDRDRERDRDRDRRRDRSRSRERDRDRDRGKDRGRDRDRERERDRDKDRDRRDRSRSREKREEKKDSKHDTPKESDKTAENDKSIS comes from the exons ATGCCAGTGGAGGCAGCAACTGAGAGCTCTGAAAACCGCTGTCCTGTACGTCGTAGTGGCAGACAGTCTAAGCGTACTGACAAACTAGAGGAATTTCTCTTGACCGCCAAAAGGGGGTCAAGAAAGAGCGCCCCTGCCAGTCTGGAAAGTGGAGACCCTCCTTCTCAAACCCCGACTGATGCAGAGACTGCCTCAGAGGCCAGCTTTGACGGTAACGCTGACCCCAAGGCTGTAGAGGACAAGGCAGAGTCtccagagaggaagacaagaagCGGCACAAGGAAGCAGACACAACGGAAAACTCAAGGTggaagacagagcagaggaggtggTAGAGTTACAGTCAAAGATGAGGGAAGCTCTGACAATGAGGATGGTAGTACTGCCAGTAAGGACCAgttaccagaaaaaaaagatgaaatgagtTATCCCAATCCTGACGATGTAGAGAACACTAAAACAGTACAACCTCAGCCGGAGCCGGGCTCTGAGAAGATCGAGGTTGTTGAGCAGCAGAACGAACATGGCGATAAGATCGACAGTGTGGAAATGgaggagagtgacagagagactgacaaGGACAGCGCAGACAAGTCTGTGGCAATGTTGGTAAAACGTGGACCAATAAGAACTTACGTCAATAAAAAGAAGGCAGCTAGTAAGAACACTACCCCTGTCAAAGCTCCTGCCAACAAGTGTACCTTTACTGGCAAGAGGGATGCCAAGCCCAAAGCTACCCAGGCTTCTGGAAAGACACGCAAGGCCCAGACACAAGAGGACAATGATGACGagaatgatgaagatgaggatgaggatgatgagaaTGACTCTTCAATGTCTTCGTCTTCATCATCCGTTGAGTCAGACGATGGAGGTTATGACCCCAATGCACTTTACTGCATCTGTcgtcagaaacacaacaaaag GTTCATGATCTGCTGTGACCGCTGTGAGGAGTGGTTCCATGGAGACTGTGTGGGTATCACTGAGGCCCGTGGGCGCTTGATGGAGAGAAATGGGGAAGACTACATCTGCCCCAACTGCACCGCTAAGAAGAACCAGGTGGTCAGACCTGCCACGTCTGTCCTCTCTGCAACCACAGAAACTGGGAAGCCCAAAGTTGACGGTGCTCCTCCTAGTTCTGCTCTCGCTGTTTCTGCTGCTACTGCTGAGAAAACTTACGTTAGTGGAATTGACCCCACTCAGGCAGCTGTTCACCCTGGAGCACCACCTCTATCCACCACATGTGGTGGAACTGAAGAGAAAGGAACAGAGGACCTGGGTATCAAAGGCAGGATAGAGAAAGCTACTAATCCAACTGGgaaaaagaagataaagatCTTTCAGCCG CAGGCTGTACAGCAGCCACCTGAACCCAAAGCAGGCCAGAAACCAGCACCACTCACAGAAAAGAAGGCAGCACTCGTGGCAGAGCAGAAAGCTCAACCAGACACGGAACAGAAGGTGGCGTCAAACGTGGAGGTGAAGACGACGCCAGCAGCGGAGGTGCAAGAGGAGAACGCCACCGAGGGGGAGTCTTCTCTTCCCAAGTGTATCGGGCCTGGCTGTGAGAATAACGCCCAGCCAGACTCAGTGTACTGTGGCAATGACTGTATCCTGAGACACGCCGCTGCGGCCATGAAATCCATCACTGACGTCAAAGAGCCCAAGCAGAAGGACAAGGCCAAGGCTCAGAAAACCAAGTCTACACCAAAG AGGAGCATCGGCGGTGGGAAGAAGGCGCAAAAGAATACCCAGGAGGAGTCGGACAGCGAGGAAGATCACAGTCCTGATCCAGATGAGGACGACGAAGATGAGCACGCTGTGGAACACCCACCCCCACCGGCCACTGCGTCCTGGTCCAGCGACCATAATTACATTGCAGTAACACCAGAAAAGACTACACCCATATCACCAACAGTGTTAAACAAAAAGT CACCCccaaaagaagagaagaagagtgagaaggagcagaaagagaaggaaccTGAGCCAGAGAAAGCTCCTGAGAAGCCTTCCCCAGCGTCTGTGACACCACTCAAAGCAAACAAGAAGGCTCCGACCACTAAAGCAGCCAAGGTCTCCCCAAAGGACAAGAAGCATTCTCTTCGGAATACCAGCTCAAAGGCGTCAAAAAAACCTGTGAAGCCCCAGAGTAAAACTGCAGCAAAGTCCAAGAAGCCAAGCCCTTCGGCCGTCCACCCCCCACCTTCCTTCCCTCCAGGACCGATCCACGTCACAGGGGCACTGAGAGTCACCAAGTCCAACTTTACTATCCCCAAGAAGCAGCCACAACAGAGGGATACTACATCTGATAGTCACTCCTCCTCCAGAGTCCCATCATCTCCAGTTTCTTCTGCTCCCTCCAGCCACTCCTCCTCCAGAACTGCACATGCAGCTGCTTCAGCACACACTGTGTCGCCTGCACTGCCGCCTCCACCCAACAACCAGATGAGGCAAAACATCCGCCGCTCTCTGACAGATATTCTCTATAAGAG GGTGAGCGACAGTGATGATCTGAAAATGACTGAGAGTGAGGTGGGAAGGCTGGCAGTTGCcattgaaaaagaaatgttcaaCCTCTGCCTTAACACTGACAGCAAATACAAGAACAAGTACAGGTCCCTCATGTTCAACCTGAAAGATCCTAAAAACAAA GGCTTGTTCTACAGGGTGGTGGGTGGTGAGGTTAGCCCCTTCAGACTGGTGAGACTAAGTGCCGAAGAGCTGCTTTCCAAAGAGATATCCGAGTGGAGGAAGCCAGATGCTCCCGAG GTACAGTCTCCCAGTTCAAGGGCCCATTCTGGTCAGTCCAAACTGGGCAACAGACATGACTCACATAGCATGGATATGGATGATGCTCCACCAACATCTGATGGAGATGTATGTATCTCTACCACCTCTTCATCTTCTCGCATGGCCTCTGCTGCA GACCAAGATGAGTCAACTTCAGCACAGCTCTCTGCTGTTGAGGGAAACAGTGGCAGCAGCATGCCAGACATTTTCAGTGCCATGCTGAAAGACACCACCTCTGAACACAGGACTCATCTTTTTGACCTCAACTGTAAAATATGCACAG GTCAGAAGATGGAAGATGAGCCTGCAGCTAAGAAAGCCAAACTGACTAAGAAGCCTGAAACTAAGCCACCCAGACAAGAGCTGCATTCATCCAGATCGGTGGATGTCCATCCTGCCAGCCAACCACAGGTCCCCACAACCTACCAGCACCAAGACCCTTTAGCCCACCAACACCCTGTCCCTTCATCCTACCAGTCTAACATGGAGACAGCAGTACCAGAATCACATCCGCAGTTTTATCAGGAGGACCTTAATATGTTGGTACCTCCAGCTCCGGTTTCTGCACCGATTGCCCCTACTGTGTCTTCTGTCAGCATCACCCGCAGAGACCCCCGCATGGCCAGGCACAGCTCTGGTGTGACTGTCACCTACACCGCCCCAGAAAAAACCATCAACAACTCAGCAGAACCACTCCCAGCTCCTCTTAGTGTTCCAGTGGATGTCGGACCCAAGCCACCACTTCCGAAGCCCccagctcctccaccttcaGTAGCTATGTCCAAACTACCGAAAATAAG tacATCTGAAGCTTCTCCTGAGGGTGAGACGGCAATCTTCCTCCATGGTCAAGAGAAAATTTGGAAAGGACTTATCAACATGCAGTCTGTGGCTAAGTTTGTGACCAAGGCTTACCTGGTATCAGGATCTTTTGAACATCTGAAGGAG GATTTGCCAGACACCATTCATATTGGAGGACGCATATCTCCAAACACTGTGTGGGACTATGTCGGGAAACTGAAGACCTCACTCTCCAAG gaACTTTGTCTCATTCGTTTTCACCcagccacagaggaagaagaggtggcatatgtctctctcttctcttacTTTAGCAGCAGGAAACGATTTGGTGTGGTTGCAAATAACAATCGCCGCATCAAGGACCTCTATCTCATCCCGCTGGGCTCAAAGGACCCATTACCCTCCAAACTGTTACCGTTTGATGGGCCAG GGCTTGAACCAGCTCGTCCTAACCTCCTCTTGGGGCTGCTGATCtgccagaaagacagaaagcgAGCTGGTGCTCCATTGGAAAGTGAGGAAAAGCGGTCCAAGACTCAAACCAAAGATCCTGATGACACTGGTCTTCCAAAGCCATCTCCTTCAGTCAGAGCAGAAAGAAGTACACGGCAGAGTCTTGAAATCCCTTTCAGCACGACTCCTCCAGGGTCACCTCCATCCAATTCCTCTGAGACCATAAGCAGCGCTGTGAACGCCTCCTCAGTCCTTTCCTTCTTGTCCTCTGTCAAAGCACCAGCCACATCCACTACGACTGGCAAGGACTCCCCATCTTCATCCAGCTCTGTCgcttcctctgcagcagctgccacTCCTCTTCAGACCATCCTCAACACTCTTTTTGGCAAGAAAAAGCTCGACTCTGAAGCTTCCAACTCTCCATCTGATCAGGGTGGAGAACTCTCCGTCCCGCCTGCTACAATGCTAGACCCCATTGTACAGCAGTATGCACAGATTTCTAAAGAGAAACAGgttgaagatgatgaagatgaccGACCATATGACCCAGAAGAAGAGTATGACCCAAGTAGGGGTTACAATGTGCCCAAGAAGCCTGTTGATGTAACATGTAAACTTGAAATCACTAAGCAGCCAGAGGTGGTTGCAAATGAAAGTGATGATGTGGCTTACGACCCAGAGGATGACTCCATTTTTGATGACGTCAAAACTTTAGTACCCATCCAAACTAAGGCTGAATCTATAACTGATCCACAAAAGATCTTGGAAAGCCTTAAACAGTTTGGGGATCAAACATTCCAGAAACAAGGAGAACAGCAAATGTCATCCACAGGTACTCCTGGTGCGACATCGACTCTTCCAGACACACTCCTAACTCAACCTGCCAAATCCTTGTTGGCCAATACTCAGCTACTGCAGCTTGGGAAAAAAGTTGAAGAACTAGTTAagtcttcatcagcagctcCCTTGATCAACCAGAAAAGAGATCCCCGACAGAGCAGGGATCCTCGCCAAGCTGCAACTAGcaaaaaactgactgatgaaCCTGAGGAGAAAGATGAGACATCTGCTGAGTTGCCTGATTCTACTCTTTCACAGCCTGTGATACAAGAAAATCAGCCATCTAATGTAGCTGAGGTCCCAGACTCCCCACCAGTCCCAGAAACATCACTGCCtcaggaggaagtgaaaagCGAGATGCTACCTTTCCCGGAGTTGGATAAGGCCGAGGTGTCAATTCCATTATtgggagaggaggtggaaccTGACATGGAGGTCAACTACTTGGAtgagaaagaagtgaaaaatgAGGAAGCTGAGCCAGtcaaagcagaaacagagatggaCAAGTACAGTATTTGGCCAAACGCTGccagtattttaaaaactggTGAGGACTCAGAGTATGAGGAGAATAGCCAAGATACACCAACCACAAGTTATTACAATGAGCTGGCAAGCACATCCACAGTAACTTCAACAATCCCAGTACTCACTCAGAGCACAACATTGGGTGACACTCAGTCCCATCATATGCCGCATCACATGTCAGCGTCAGGCTTTGACAGCAAGTACAGACCTCCAGGTGACATTCCCCCACCGTCCAACTTCCCCCCACCCCATCTGATGCAGGGACAAACCATGATTATGAGGCCTCCGCCGATGTCTGTGCCACCACCCATGCAGGCTCTTCCTCCAATGTCAGGCCCCCCTCCTATGCAGGGACACCCCCCACCCATTCATGTTCCTCCCCCTCTACGTGGTCCTCCCCCCATGCAGGGTGACAGCAGCCAGCAGTATGGCCCACCTCCAGCTGCATACCCTCCCTACCAAAATCAGTGGACAGGCACCCAACCTCCaccgcagcagcagcctcctcctggACCTCCTCCTCAGAATATCATGCCACCCAGAGGACCACCACCATTCTCTCCCATGGCCCAAAGAGGCCCTGCTCCTCAAATGTTTGATCCCTCCGTTCCCCCTCAGCACATTGGACAACAAGGCCCCCCTCCAGGcctccccccacctcctgcTTTTGATGGACAGAACAGTTTGCCTCCACCAAGATTCGCTGGTCCACCACCACCATACAATTTCCCTGCAAACAGaggtcctcctccacctttcaCAGGGCCACCTCCACCTCACTTTGATAACAGAGTCCCTCCTCCGTCCCACTTTCCAGGGCCTAGGGGTCCCCCACCATCTCAGTATGGTGAGCATGGGGCTCATCCCTCAGTGATAGACCAACCTCGAGGCCCAGCAGAACaatataataaagaaaattctAACTCTTTTAAGCTAAATGTGGACCAGAATCCAAACTCTGGCCATGTTTTTAAAGATAATCAGGGTCTTTCACCAGGTCCAGCATACCGGGGACCTCCACCTAACCAGTATGAGGACAGAAGAGGCCCACCTTCCAGTGGTGAGATGAGTGGACAACACTTCAGTCCACATCACCAATATGGGAGCTCCAGACCACACTCTTCACCACCTCATCGAGGATCTTTTGATGAGCTCAGAGGTCCTCCATCTCATGAGACTAGACCCCACCCTTCTCAGCATTTTGGAGGATCAGAGCGGTACCGCTTTGATAGACACTCTGATGAGGCTAGACCTGTTCGCCACAGTGGGCCGCTACTGCCAACTCCTCCAGAGGCTCCCTTAGGTCTTTCAAGTCGCATGGGAGCCCACAGTCCTGACCTGCACAGGGATGACCACTGGCGACGGCACTCTCCTGAGATCAGAAGGAGGAGCAGCTCCACCCGAGAGGACTCGGAGCCCCACGGTGGAGATCGCTTCAGTCGTTTCGAAGGAGGCCACAGAGAACCTCCTCCTGGTCCCTCACAGCCCTCTGAAGAGAGACCAAGGGAGCTGTCCGAGGACCGTCGGAGGGAAAGAGAACGGGAAGTCCTTCACCCTGGCAGGCCGTCATGGGACAGGGGCCAGGTCAAGAGATGGAGCAGAGAGCGAGATTGGGATAGAGGCAGAGAAAGGGACCGTGATCGTGAGCGTAGCCGAGAAAGAGACCGCAGCAAAGCGAAGGAGGGCGAGAGGCACAGGGAGTCGGAGGGAGAACGACACAGGGATCAAGACACAGACAAGAGGAGAGAccgggagagagacagggaaagagacagacCTAGGGATACTGACAGGAGGGACTACGAACGTGACAGAGGGAGAAACCGAGACCGAGACCGTGACCGTGACCGTGACCGAGACCGAGACCGAGACCGTGACCGTGACCGAGATCGAGAGCGAGATAGGGACAGGGACAGAAGACGGGATAGATCCCGAAGCAGGGAACGTGACAGGGACAGAGACCGTGGTAAAGACCGAGGcagggacagagacagggagagagagagagaccgggacaaagacagagaccGTCGGGACAGgagcagaagcagagaaaagagagaggagaaaaaggacaGTAAACATGATACACCCAAGGAGAGTGATAAAACTGCAGAAAACGACAAGAGCATATCCTAG